The following coding sequences are from one Gossypium raimondii isolate GPD5lz chromosome 4, ASM2569854v1, whole genome shotgun sequence window:
- the LOC105779272 gene encoding actin-depolymerizing factor 2, whose protein sequence is MVVHDDCELKFLELKAKRTYHFIVFKIEEKHKQVIVEKLGEPTDRYEAFTSSLPADECRYAVYDFDFVTDENCQKSRIIFIAWSPDTSKVRSKMVYASSKDRFKRELNGIQVELQATDPTEMGLDVIRSRAT, encoded by the exons ATGGTCGTACATGATGATTGCGAGCTGAAGTTCTTAGAATTGAAGGCTAAACGGACTTATCACTTCATAGTTTTCAAGATTGAGGAAAAGCATAAGCAAGTTATTGTGGAAAAGCTCGGCGAACCTACTGATAGATATGAGGCTTTCACCTCTAGCCTTCCGGCTGATGAGTGTCGATATGCAGTCTACGACTTTGATTTTGTGACTGATGAGAACTGCCAGAAAAGCAGAATTATCTTCATTGCCTG GTCTCCAGACACATCGAAAGTAAGAAGCAAGATGGTTTATGCAAGCTCGAAGGACCGGTTCAAAAGGGAGTTGAACGGCATCCAGGTAGAATTGCAAGCTACTGATCCGACCGAGATGGGTCTTGATGTCATAAGGAGCCGTGCCACTTAA